The following proteins are encoded in a genomic region of Oncorhynchus kisutch isolate 150728-3 linkage group LG4, Okis_V2, whole genome shotgun sequence:
- the LOC109889277 gene encoding gamma-aminobutyric acid receptor-associated protein-like 2: MKWMFKEDHSLEHRCVESAKIRNKYPDRVPVIVEKVSGSQIVDIDKRKYLVPSDITVAQFMWIIRKRIQLPSEKAIFLFVDKTVPQSSLTMGQLYEKERDGDGFLYMAYSGENTFGF, encoded by the exons AACACCGATGTGTGGAGTCTGCCAAAATACGCAACAAATATCCTGACAGGGTACCG GTGATAGTGGAGAAAGTGTCTGGCTCACAGATAGTGGACATCGACAAGAGAAAATATTTGGTCCCTTCTGACATCACAGTGGCCCAGTTCATGTGGATCATCAGGAAGCGCATCCAGCTGCCCTCGGAGAAAGCTATTTTTCTCTTTGTTGACAAAACTGTTCCCCAGTCCAG TCTGACAATGGGACAGCtatatgagaaagagagagatggggatggctTTCTGTACATGGCGTACAGTGGCGAAAACACATTCGGTTTCTAG